TGATCGTGCTGAATTTGGGGATTTACGGCCTTTGAGTAAATTGGGGATAGTCCCCACAATTGTTATTTTTGTGGCTATCGTATTTCTAATATGGTTATTCTCAAAAATAACAATTTAGAGAGTGTGGTCAAGGCCACATTTGAAAATAAGAAAACCCCGGCCAATAGGCCCTTAACTGATGCCTACATTCACATAAAACCGCCCTCGGCACATAAAAGCGCCAGGGCGGTTCTTGAAACCGAAAAACGAACTACTGCACCTGCGAGTTAAACGTCATAATCCACATCGAACCCGCTACGATAGTAAACACAATCACCGCTCCCAGCACCAGCGCCTGCACATTGTAGCGCGGCTTTTCGCCCTCGCGGATGTGCATGAAGAAGAACAGCTGGACAAAAAGCTGGGCCACAGCCATCAACATGATCGTGACCACCAGCGCCGTCCCCGTAAGGATGTGATTCATCACCAGCACCAGCGGAATGATCGTGAGGATGATCGACAGGACAAAGCCCGTCACGTAAGACTTGAACGTACCGTGGTTTTCACCGTGATTCTCATGCTGCGCCATCTTACATCACCCCCAACAGATAGACGACCGTCAGCAGGAAGATCCAGACGACGTCGAGGAAGTGCCAGTACAGGCTGAGGTTGGTCACTTTGCGGCGGGTCACCGGGGTAATCCCGCGGCGGGCCAGCTGGATCATCAGCGCGAGCATCCAGAAAAGGCCGACTGACACGTGCAGACCGTGCGTTCCCACCAGTGTATAAAAGGCGGAGAGGAATGCGCTGGTGGAAATCGTCGCGCCCTCTGCCACCAGATGAACAAACTCGTTGATTTCCAAACCGATAAATCCAAGACCGAGCAGCGCGGTCACGACCAGCCAGCCGATCAGCTGCTTGGTGTTGCCTTTGTGCATGGCCAGTGTAGCCAGGCCGCTGGTGAAGCTGGACGTGAGCAGGATAAAGGTCTCGGCGATGACGCCTGGCATCTCGAACAGCTCTTTGGCTGTCGGGCCGCCGGCGACATTGTGCATGAGGACGACATAGGTGGCGAACAGGGTGCCAAACAGGATGCAGTCCGTCACGAGGAAGATCCAGAAGCCGAGGACCTTGAGATTTTCGTGGTCCTCGTGCCCGTGATCATGGCCGTGATCATGACTGTCTCCGTGATGCGTCATGACTTGTTGCATGATATCCCCCTCCCAAAAGAAGCCTCCGTGCGTCGCACTTCATCGACCGGGATATAGTAGTCCGTATCGTATTCGAAGGACCGCGCCCACATCGTCAGGGCGACGCCGATCATTCCCACGACGGCCATCCATACCCAGCCGAAGACAAATCCGAAGCCGGCGACAAACCAGCAAGCCGACATGACAAACGGAATGCCGGAGTTTTTCGGCATGTGAATCGGTTCGAGCTGAGCTTTCTCTGCTTTCGCGGTGCCATTGGCCCTCTCTTGCTTCGTCAGCCACCAGTCGTCCGCCCCTTTTACCTCGGGGACGACGGCGAAGTTATACAGCGGCGCCGGGGACGGAATCGACCATTCCAGCGTGCGTCCATTCCACGGATCGCCTGTCGTGTCACGCTCGCCGTGCTTGATGCTGTAGAGAATCTGCCACACCTGGAAGACGAAGCCCGCGCCCATCAGGAATGCCCCGACGGTGGAGATCAGGTTGAGCGGCGCCCAGCCCATATCCCAGCCATAGGTGTACAGGCGGCGGGTCATTCCCATGAAGCCGAGCGCATACTGCGGCATGAAACAGACGTAGAAACCGATGTTCCAGAGCCAGAAGCCCCATTTGCCGAGGCGCTCATCCAGCTTGAAGCCGAACATTTTCGGCCACCAGTAGTAAATCCCGGCGAGGTAACCGAAGACCACGCCGCCGATCAGCACCTGGTGGAAGTGCGCGATCAGGAAGTAGCTGTTGTGATACTGATAGTCCGCAGGTGCTACCGCGAGCATGACCCCGGTGGCCCCGCCGACGAGGAAGCAAGGAATGAAGGCAATCGTCCATAGCATCGGCTGCTCAAACGAGACACGTCCACGGTACATCGTAAACAGCCAGTTGAACACCTTCGCCCCGGTCGGGATAGCGATCGCCATCGTCGTGATCGCAAAGAACGCATTCACGTCGGCGCCAGCCCCCATCGTGAAGAAGTGATGCACCCAGGTAAAGAAGGAGAGCACGCTGATGGAGATCATGGCGAAGACCATGGATTTGTAACCAAAAATGGTTTTCTTCGCAAACGTCGCCACGATCTCGGAGAAGATCCCGAAGGCCGGCAGCACCACGATGTACACTTCCGGGTGGCCCCACATCCAGATGAGGTTGACGTACATCATCGGGTTACCGCCGCCGTCCATCGTAAAGAAGTGGGCGCCGAGGAAGCGGTCGATGTAGAGCAGCGCCAAGGTTACGGTCAAAATCGGAAACGCGAAGATGATCGTGATGCAGCTGGACAAAACAGACCAGGTGAACAGCGGCATCTTCATCAGCTTCATGCCGGGCGCGCGCATTTTCAGGATCGTCACCAGGAAGTTAATTCCGGTGGCAAGTGAACCGATACCGGAAATCTGAATCCCCCAGATATAGAAGTTCTGCCCGACCCCGGGGCTGTGCGAGAGCTCCGACAGCGGCGGGTAGGCGAGCCAACCGGAATCCGGAGAGCCCCCGATGACAAAGGACAGGTTGAACAGCATCGCCCCGAACAGAAACATCCAGAAGCTGACGGCGTTCAAAAACGGATAGGCAACGTCGCGGGCCCCGATTTGCAGCGGCACCACGATATTAAACAGGGCAAACATCATCGGCATCGCCATGAACAGAATCATGATCGTGCCGTGAGTGGTGAAAATCGCATTGTAATGTTCGGAATGCAGGAATTCCACGTTCGGGAAAGCGAGCTGCAGACGCATCAGAAGCGCGTCCACCCCGCCGCGGAACAGCATCAGAAGCGATGCGATCAGGTACATAATCCCGATTTTTTTATGATCGACGGTGGTCAGCCACTCGCGCCACAGCCAGCCCCATTTTTTGTACTTGGTCAGGACAAAAACGATGGCTGCCATGGTCAGCACGATGGAGACGTCAGCGCCGTAAATCAATGGATCACCGGTGACAAAGAAGGTAGAGGCAAAATCCTTGATCTTCTCCCACATACGGTGTTCCTCCTCCCTATGGTTATGGATTCAATGTGTGGCTGGATGGCGCTTGTGCCGCTGGATTCGTTGGCGCATGCTCATGCTCCATGTGCATACTCGTCTCATCGGTACTGGTGACAGGATGATCGGCATGGTCCGCATGGTCCGTGTTTTTCGCGGGGGAGCGATCGCCCGCATCCGATTGCTCATTATTTTTGTAGTGATTCATCCCGTTCGGATGATGGTGGCCGTGCCCGTACTTCTTGACGATCTCCTCAAACAAGCCTTCCGGAAACGCAGAGTAGGTCAAGCGGTCGGAGAGACCCGGCTCCGCCAATTTTTCGTAATCCGCTTGGGTCATCTTGGGCGCCGTACCTTTTACCTCGCTCACCCACTTGTCAAACTCTTCCGGCGTCTTCGCGATCACTTTAAAGTTCATGTGAGCGAAGCCTTTTCCCGTGAAGTTGGCGCCGGAGCCGAAATACTCGCCCGGCTCATCCGCTTGCATCCACAACCCCATCGCCATCCCCGGCATGGAGTAGGTCTGTCCCGCGAGCTGCGGCACCCAGAAGGAGTTCATCGGGGCGTCGGACGTAATTTCAAACTGCACAGGCACACCGGCTGGAATCGGAGCATAATTAGGGGCTGCTGAACGGTTTTCAAACTTCAAAAATGTTTCCAAAAGCAGGAATTCTATAGGAAAGAAGACGGTTTAACCAGGAGACAAAAAAATCCCGCAGCCTACGCTCGAGGTTCATCACCAGGAGCTGAAGCGCGATGACGGTTTCACTTGTTTTCGCAAGGCATGCTCGAATACGGCCAAGCCCATACCTGCGCTTGCCCTCACCAAATTTGCCTTCTATGGCGTTGCGTTTTCGTGCATCTTGTCTTGCGACTCGCCGTTGTTCTGTCGCTTCTTCGCCTTGTACGGGACGGCCAAGCGCCGGACCGCTCAAACGAATGCCATGCGCTTTGCAAAATGCCCTGTTTTGCCGGGTGCGATAGATTTGATCGGCAAGTACCGCCTTCGGGTAACAACCAAAGCGTCTCTTGTATGCTTCTACAGATTCGATCAGCGTCACCCCTTCGTTGAAGCTGTCCCATGATAGACGCTCCAGAAAAGCATAACCGTTCACCATGCTGACCGATACTTTGGCGCCAAACTCTACTCGCGCTTTCGCTTTGCCGCGTACGACCGGGCGGACGTGCGGTTGGTGGATGCTCACGATTCGATCTTCGATCTGATGCGTTTTGCGTTCAAACATCATGCGTTGCTGTCGATACAGTTCCTGAATCACAAGCAAGTCGCGATATTGTTTCCGGCTCAAAAGTGTCAGCGGCTGCCGTGAGGCCATGTTGCGGATAATTTGAAGGTTACGTGCTACATACCGGAGTTGCTTGCCGATCGCTCGACGAATCACCTTGCCGTTTGCACGACGCTGTTTGGCCACGGCCAGGTACTCCTTTCGAGCTTTATCCCGATAAGTCCGTGGTTTGCGGGAACGACCAATCTGTGGAGCATGTAACGTATCGATGATCTCCTCCAGTTTCTCACGCGCCTCGTTCAGCAAGTTCAAATCGGTTGGGTACGCCACATCCGCCGGGGCACATGTGGCATCCAGCAACAAGACACCCTGGTTCGGATCTTCCTCGGATGTTGAGTGACGCTTGGTCGTACGTTTACCTTTGGATTTTGTACCTGATTTTGGTTCATCGTCACGGTCGGAATCTGGAATTGATTTAGCGGCCTCAACCGCGATGATCTCGTTGATTTCACGGAGAACCGGTTCGCCTAAACGTTTGCGAAAATGCGTCATGAGCGACGGGTGGAACGGTGGATGATCCTGATAGCCTTCCAGCCCGATGAAGTATTGCAGATACGGGTTTTCGACAATCTGCTGGACCGTTTCCCGGTCCGACAGTTGCAAACGTTCCTGAATGATGAGTGCCCCGAGAGCGACACGGATGGAAACGGCCTTTTGTCCACGAAACGATATGCGGAAGGACTTGGCATACTTTTTCTCTGCATGTGCCCACGGTACCAACCGAGCCAACTTGACCCAGCGATTTTCTTTACTCAACTTGCCGCCAAATGGCAAGAAAAAATCATCAGGGAGAAGCAGTTGATTTTCACGATGAGAGAGAAATTCGTACATTCAGATCCGCTCCATGTGCAAGGAATTTGAAGAAAAATCGTCGATTTCCTTGCACATGATTTCGATGAAAGCGAGGCAAAACCCTTGTGGTTACAGTATTTTTTATCTGTTCAGCAGCCCCTAATTAACGGTTGCGATGTTTTGTTCAGGGTAAGTGAACATCCATTTCCAGTCCAGCGATGTCACCTGAACGGTAATCGGCTTTACTTCTTGATTGGGCGGCTCCACCAGAGCGTAGGTGTCTCTGACCGTAAAGTAGCCGAGCAAGGCAATAATCACAACGGGAATCCCCCACCAAATCACTTCCAGCTTCGTGCTATGCGACCAGTTGGGCTGGTAAGGGGCTTTGTTGTCCGGTTTGTCGCGGTAGCGGTACACGACGTATGCCGTGAAGGCCAGTACAGGGACCACGACAATCGCACACAAGATAACGGAAATGATGATGAGATTGTACTGCGTCTCCGCAACGGGCCCTTTCGGATTCAGCACGATGTAGTCACTGCCGCAGCCCGATACGAGGACGCTGACGAGCATCGCCATGATCCAAAAACTCATTTGACGAAGTCTCTTCAGATTGTTCATATCTGATACCCCTTCCTCTTTCATCACAGAAAAGGAACCAACCGTCCGTCCCCATTCGTTTAACTGAGTTGAACTTTTTTCGCATTACACATCGTAACAGAGGGAAAAATTTTCTGCAGGGCATTTTTTCAGCTTTCAAGATTCCGCCTCATTTTTGCTACAAACTGTTCAAGAAGGGTTCACGAGATGATCACGATATTGTTACGGATCCCCTGCATTGGTTCCGGCCTCCAGAAATGGTTGGGATGACAGGGGGGCATCCGTTTTGCCGGCAAGCATAAAAAAGCGAATGCTGCCATCAGGCAAACATTCGCTTGGGTATTGTTCATTTTCCATTGGGTTCGGATCAAATGGGTTTGTATGCAGGTCGTTTCGTCCGCAGTCCGCGTCTACTTCCCAGTGTCACCTCCCAAGTGACGAATTGCTACTCTTTTGTCATCTCTTCGGGTTATGAGCGGCGGAGGGGTTGTCGGGCAGGCAGCGCACTGGGCGACGGCCAGGGCGCTCTTCCTGCCGCCGCCCTGATTTTACATTTGCTATCGCCCCTGCTTTTGACTATAATGGAACTTATTTTTATCGGAGGGTTTGACCGAGAAGTCCGGTCGCCAGGGCTGCAAATCTGAAGAAATAATAGAGAAAAACGTCGCAGAAATAGATAGAAAGTGAAGGGAGAGAACCAGTACGTGAAAGAACAAAGCATGAAAACAGGGCCCCTCGTCATTTTGATGATCAACATGTTTATCGCGATGCTCGGTATCGGCCTGATCATTCCCGTTCTGCCCAAGTTCATGCTTGAATTCGGAGCGAGCGGGCAGGCACTCGGGTATCTGGTGGCCGCCTTTGGCCTCACACAGTTCATTTTCTCGCCGATTGCGGGAGAGTTGTCCGACAAATACGGGCGCAAGAACATGATCGTTTCGGGACTTGCCGCCTTTACGCTGTCCCAGTTCATCTTCGCGGTTGCCGACCAGATGTGGCTCCTGTATCTTTCCCGCCTGATCGGGGGAATGGGCGCCGCCTTTATGATTCCCTCGATGATGGCTTACGTCGCGGATATTACGACCGACGAAGCACGCGGAAAAGGCATGGGCCTTTTGGGTGCGGCCATGTCACTCGGCTTCGTGATCGGACCGGGGATTGGCGGTTTTCTCGCAGAATACGGATTGCGCGTTCCTTTTTATGTGTCCGCTGCGGTTGCCTTCGTATCGACGGTCGTATCCCTGATCTTCCTGCGGGAAACCCTCTCGATGGAAGACCAGCTGGCCCACCGCAACTCGGAGAAAAAGCGCTCCAATCTGTTTGTGCAGTTCGGACAGTCTTTTAAAGCGGCGTATCTGGTGCCGTTGATTCTGGTCTTCACGCTCACCTTTGGCCTCTCCAACTTCGAGGCCATCTTCGGCCTGTTCGTCGACCAGAAGTTCGGGTATACCCCCAAAGACATCGCCATCCTGATCACCGTCGGCGCACTGATCGGCGTCATCGTGCAGTCTTTTCTGATCGGGCGCCTGCTCCAGCGCTACGGCGAAAAGCGCCTGATCAACATCAGCTTTTTCGTCTCGGCGGTCACCATGGTGCTGATGCTGCTCTCCGGAAATTTCTGGTATGTCTTGGCCGTGACGAGCATCTTCTTTGTCTTCACCTCCATCCTGCGGCCGTCCATTAACACCCTGCTCTCCAAAATGGCGGGCAAGGAACAGGGCTTCGTCGCCGGGATGAACAACGCCTACATGAGCGTGGGCAATATCGTCGGGCCGTCTCTGGCGGGGATCCTGTACGATGTGCATCTCAATCTGCCGTATCTGTTCGGCGCGTTTCTGCTGCTCTTCAGCTTGTTTTTGTCGGTGTCATGGAATCGCCGGACCGGTGGCAGAGCGGTCACACCGGCAGTGCAGGAGTAGGCTGCATCCCCGCTCTTCCAGCTCTGTAAGAAAAAAGGCGTCTCCCTGGATTGGGGAGGCGCCTTTTTGTATGCGTGGATCTCCTGCGATTGTCATTTTGCCCGGGGCAGCCTCACTTCAAAGGAAGTGCGGACATCGGGGATCGACTGTACATCTATCCGGCCGCGCTGCCTCTCCACCAACCGCTTGACGATCGCAAGACCCAAACCGCTGCCGCTGGAGCTGCGGTTTCGGGAGGCTTCCCCCGTATACAGCCGGTCAAAGATATACGGCAGGTCAGCTTCCGCGATGCCTGGCCCGGCGTCCCAGATGACAGAGGGGCCGCGCGAGCCCCTCGACTCGTAATTCAGGACCAAAGAGACGTCCCTTGCCCACGGATGATCCCGCCAAAACGCCTCGGCCCCAAGCAAATTGAGTTCTTCTCCGTCTGAAAACAGAAAGATCAGGTCGTTTTTTGGCTTCGGCCCTGCCTGCGGCATACGCAAGGTCTCCAGCATGGCGGCGACAGCGACCCCATCGTCATTGGCCCCATAGCTCCCGGGTTCGGAGTCGTAATGCGCCGAGACCAGGATCGCCGAGGTGTGAGAGGTTCCCGCTACGCGGACGAGGATATTCCGGACGGTCGCGGCCGTCACGAGATTCCGGTTCCCATCTGTCTTGGACACTTCGGCCGTCTGCACCTGAGGCTCCAGCCCGAGCCGGTTTATCTCGGCGATGAGATAATCCCCCCCCCCGCTGATGACCTGCCGAGCCGGTCGGGTGCGGCTCCTTGGCAATCTCCTGTAAGTAGCGGAATGCCCGCTCTGCTGAAAATACGTCTGGACTTGCGTCAGCGGCTACCGGACGGGGAGGCTCCAACTCCCGGATGGAAAACCAGATCACTCCGATCAACAACAGCCAAAGACTCATCTTTTTTACGCGATTGGCTCGCATATGCTCCTCCTCTATCCACATCTGTCACGTGATGATTTGCATGATTGGATAGAATGGTAGCAGACGAACCTTACGCCAGTATTTACATGAATCTTAACGAATTCTTAACTCTCCCTGGTTGCATGAGGGAATAGGGACGGGATTTCCGGGAATGTGTTAGAATCGATCTCCAAAGGGCTTTACGTTATCTTTCTGAAACGTCTGTAAGGGGGAAGGGATCGCCTGTGTGGATTCTGCTGCTGCCGGTCCTTTTGCTGGCATTGGTCATACTCATCGGAATCATCGCTCTCGGCAGGTGGCTCCAGACCCGCTCCCGGCATGCACTCTACACCTGGGTGGTCTGTGCCGTAGTGGTGGCGCTTATGCTGATGATTGGATACATGTACTAATGCCGTGACATGCCTCAACGCGCAAAAAAATGAACATCCACAGCACAAGGGGCTGTCCAGAAAGTCAGCATAAACTGACTTCTGGGCGCCCCGTTTTTGTTGAATGTAAAAAATAAGCACAAAAAAACCGTCTTTTCTTGTAAAATGGAAGTTACCACACTACCAATTCAAGAAAGGACGATTTTCTTGCGTAATCGGACGACTACTAATCATGATTATACCATGCAACTGGCTCTTCCTCTACAGGATGTGGAAGAAAAAATGATGCCCACGCGACATCTTGCCCCTACCTTCAAACCGTACGACAACAAGCAGGCTCAGATGATTCTGGATTTGGAGATGTATGTTCCCACCCATCATGTGGCTCGTGTCATTGATGAAATGATCGAAGCCATTCCGGATCAGCAGTTGTTTGCTCATTACACGGGCGGAGGCCGCAGTTCCTACCATCCCAAAATGATGCTTAAGGTGATCCTTTACGGCTACTCACAAAAGGTTTATTCCTGCCGCGGTATTGAAAAGCTGTTGCGTGAGAACCTCCCGGCCATGTGGCTGGCGGCGATGCAGCAGCCTGACTTCCGTACCTTGAACGATTTTCGCGGCGTGCGCATGAAAGCGTTCATGGACGAACTGTTTGAAACGATGATCCGCAAGCTCATCGCGGACAACTACATTTCGATGGAGCAGTACTTTTTGGATGGCACAAAGATTGAAGCCGATGCGAACAAGTACTCTTTTGTGTGGAAAAAATCCACGCTTCGCTTCGAGGAAAAGCTCAAGGAAAAGGTGCAGGCCACCCTTGCGCATATTCATACGCTCACGCAGCAAGAAGCTGGCGAATATGCAGCGGCAGACCCGGAAGAGCTCCCTGCCAAGCTCGAAGAAGCAGCGGCCGTGCTGGAGGAAAGAGTCGAAGGCTTAACCGAACAGCTCACGCAGACCAGCGGCAGCGAAGAGCGGAAAGCCTTGCGCAAAGCGCGCAGTGCCTTGAAGAGGCCGCTGAAACAGATTCGGAAGGATTTCCTTCCTCGCTTCGCCAAGTATGAGCAGCAGAAAGCCTGCTTTGGCGATCGCAACAGCTACTCGAAAACCGATCCGGACGCCACGTTTATGCGCATGAAGGAAGATCACATGAAAAATGGCCAACTGAAGCCAGGCTACAATGTGCAAATGGCCACGGAAAACCAGTTTGTTTTGTTCTACAGCATCCATCAGCGTCCTACGGATACACGATGCTTTATTCCGCATATGGAGCGATTGGCGGCGTCTTCGTTGCCGATGCCCAAAACCGTGATTGCCGACGCTGGCTATGGCAGCGAGGAAAACTACTTGTATGCGATGGGCGAAGAAAAACAGCCGCGATTTGAGTTTCTCATACCCTACGGCAACTATTTGAAGGAGAAAACCCGACGATACCAGAAGGACATCCGGCACGCTTCCAACTGGACGTATGAAGAGCAGGATGATCGCTTTGTTTGCCCGAATGGTCGATACGTTCGCTTTAAGAAATACCAGACGAAAAAAAACGCTTCTGGCCTGGAGCAAAGCTTCAAGATCTATGAATGTGAGGATTGTAGCGATTGCCCGCTCAAGCTCTCGTGCACCAAAGCAAAAGGGAATCGCCAGGTACACTGGAACACGATATGGGAAGAGTTAAAGGCAAAGGCCAAAAGAGCCCTTGAGGATGACGAGAAGTCCGCGATCTATGCTCGGCGTAAAGTGGAGGTAGAAAGCGTGTTCGGTCACCTCAAGGGCAACCGGTCGTTCCGACGGTTCTCCTTACGGGGGCTGGACAAGGTTCACGTCGAGTTTGGGATTGTGGCATTGGCCCACAATCTATTGAAAGTGGCAGGCATCCGCCTCGCTACTTTCCTGCAAAAGCAGCCGCACAAAAAAGTTGGACGGAAAACATTACGTTTTTCCGCCCAACTTTTTATTTTGGGGACTTATTGGACAGCCCCTCTTCTTTCCTGCCAAACCGTACCGTTCACTTCTACAAAAACCGCCGATGCACTTTTTTCCCGTCATACGTAAACTGCACCGGCCTCTCATCGATCACCGACTCCAGATGCACATTTTTGCCCCACATCTGGTAGATGTACGGGATCGTTTTCTCCACGTACTTGACGTCCAGCTCCAGCCCTTCGTAGTGATGCTTCAGGTAGAGCTCGCCAGCCCGCAGATAGTCGCCGTCATGCACCATGATGTACGGAAAACCGCCGTTCACCCGCGAGACGGCCAGACCGTCGCGCACATCCTCCCAGGCTTTGTCCGTCACCACCCACTCATTGCCCTGCTTCCCAAACATGTACAGGTCCAGCTTGTTCACCAACTCTTTGGTCAGGTAGTTGCGGATGAAGCTGATGTCCGATTCCAGCTCCCGCACTTCAAACAGCTTCTCCCGCCCCTGACCCGGCTTGCGCCCAAAGCGCTCCTGCTCTTCCTGCGTCGGGTGGTCCCAGCGCCGCTCGATATCCTCGAAAATCTTCAGCCCGAGATGGTAGGGATTGATGCTGGTCGGCGACGGCTGGATGACGGACGAGTGGAGCTTGGCGAACTCGATGGTCTCCGCTTCCGTCAGATCCATCTCCCGGAGGATGCGCATATGCCAGTAGGTGGCCCAGCCTTCGTTCATGATCTTGGTCTCCAGCTGCGGCCAGAAGTACAGCATCTCATCCCGGATAATCGTCAGCACATCCCGCTGCCAATCCTCCAGCACCTGGCTGTACTCCATGATGAACAGCAGCAGGTCTTTTTCCGGCTGCGGCGGGAATTTGCGAACGGGCTTCTCCGGCTCCTGCTTTTGGCCTTTCTCATCCAGCTTCCAGAGATCGTCATAGGGGCTGCTTGGCTGCGACTTGGCCGGCGGACGGGCACCCGCCGCGCTGGCATCCTCGACTTCGCGCTTCCACCTCAGCTTGGGGCGCAAGAGGCTCGGGTCGATATGCTCCTGCACAGCCAAGCAGGCATCCAAGAGCGACTCCACCGCTTCCTTGCCGTATTTGATCTCGTATTGGCGGATGCGCTCGGAGCTGGCTGCCATGCTCTCCACCATGTCGCGATTGGTATTGGCGAAGCGGGCGTTGTTTTTGAAAAAATCGCAGTGGGCCAGGACGTGGGCGACGATCAGCTTGTTCTGGATCAGGCTGTTGCCGTCGAGGAGAAAAGCGTAGCAAGGGTTGGAGTTGATCACCAGCTCGTATATTTTGCTCAGGTTGAGGTCGTATTGCAATTTCATGCGATAGAAGGACTTGCCAAAGCTCCAGTGCGAAAAGCGGGTCGGCATGCCATAAGCGCCGAAGGTGTAGATGATGTCGGCGGGGCAGATTTCATAGCGCATCGGGTAAAAGTCCAGGCCGAAGCCTTTGGCGATTTCGGTGATCTCGTCGATGGCGCGCTCCAGCTCTTTGCGCTCTTCGTTTGTCATGTCGGTGTCCCCCCATGTCTTTCCGTTTCTTATACCTTATGTATATGGAGGGAGCTTGGGATTAGATGAAGAATGGCAGATTTTTTCGTCCTGTTTTTCTTTACTAAGAGCTGTGTCTAAAGTCGAACAAAACGATCTACGCTGATGAACAGATAACTGACTAACACCATCAGGAGAAAAAAGGCACCTCTCTTAGTAGCTTAATAGGGAGGTGCCTTTTTCTTGCGACCCTTCATTATTTGCCAATATTACATTTATTGATCTTTTTTCATTAATTGATAAAAAATAAACACAATCCCAACGTAAACTGGCAACCAAACCGGATTAAAAAAACCTGGAACTTTGTAGTCGGTTATACCTATTTTCGAAGGACCAAAATCCAATTGCTGAATCAGGTCAGAGAGCATAAATATCAACACCCAAACGACCATGATTGCAGACAATATTATTGAA
This sequence is a window from Brevibacillus composti. Protein-coding genes within it:
- a CDS encoding SpoVR family protein, producing the protein MTNEERKELERAIDEITEIAKGFGLDFYPMRYEICPADIIYTFGAYGMPTRFSHWSFGKSFYRMKLQYDLNLSKIYELVINSNPCYAFLLDGNSLIQNKLIVAHVLAHCDFFKNNARFANTNRDMVESMAASSERIRQYEIKYGKEAVESLLDACLAVQEHIDPSLLRPKLRWKREVEDASAAGARPPAKSQPSSPYDDLWKLDEKGQKQEPEKPVRKFPPQPEKDLLLFIMEYSQVLEDWQRDVLTIIRDEMLYFWPQLETKIMNEGWATYWHMRILREMDLTEAETIEFAKLHSSVIQPSPTSINPYHLGLKIFEDIERRWDHPTQEEQERFGRKPGQGREKLFEVRELESDISFIRNYLTKELVNKLDLYMFGKQGNEWVVTDKAWEDVRDGLAVSRVNGGFPYIMVHDGDYLRAGELYLKHHYEGLELDVKYVEKTIPYIYQMWGKNVHLESVIDERPVQFTYDGKKVHRRFL
- a CDS encoding IS1182 family transposase — protein: MMPTRHLAPTFKPYDNKQAQMILDLEMYVPTHHVARVIDEMIEAIPDQQLFAHYTGGGRSSYHPKMMLKVILYGYSQKVYSCRGIEKLLRENLPAMWLAAMQQPDFRTLNDFRGVRMKAFMDELFETMIRKLIADNYISMEQYFLDGTKIEADANKYSFVWKKSTLRFEEKLKEKVQATLAHIHTLTQQEAGEYAAADPEELPAKLEEAAAVLEERVEGLTEQLTQTSGSEERKALRKARSALKRPLKQIRKDFLPRFAKYEQQKACFGDRNSYSKTDPDATFMRMKEDHMKNGQLKPGYNVQMATENQFVLFYSIHQRPTDTRCFIPHMERLAASSLPMPKTVIADAGYGSEENYLYAMGEEKQPRFEFLIPYGNYLKEKTRRYQKDIRHASNWTYEEQDDRFVCPNGRYVRFKKYQTKKNASGLEQSFKIYECEDCSDCPLKLSCTKAKGNRQVHWNTIWEELKAKAKRALEDDEKSAIYARRKVEVESVFGHLKGNRSFRRFSLRGLDKVHVEFGIVALAHNLLKVAGIRLATFLQKQPHKKVGRKTLRFSAQLFILGTYWTAPLLSCQTVPFTSTKTADALFSRHT